The following are from one region of the Centropristis striata isolate RG_2023a ecotype Rhode Island chromosome 19, C.striata_1.0, whole genome shotgun sequence genome:
- the gfi1b gene encoding zinc finger protein Gfi-1b, whose translation MPRSFLVKNKRSYNPHRSYEDEPKAPACTEDPPEVQSTDSEDRPQSEGQLSPVDHSSCAEREKGLECPLPAHPEPTRPPVAPTQPYYLNEPHMAGFPPYYKPSYAWEPVPSSYEIRQMSFSPTVLQHASNLYGTHMSRSPQAQQPLDCSTHYSPTSNTYHCITCEKVFSTPHGLEVHVRRSHSGTRPFGCSICRKTFGHAVSLEQHMNVHSQEKSFECKMCGKTFKRSSTLSTHLLIHSDTRPYPCQFCGKRFHQKSDMKKHTYIHTGEKPHKCQVCGKAFSQSSNLITHSRKHTGFKPFGCDICSKGFQRKVDLRRHHESQHSMK comes from the exons ATGCCCCGTTCATTTCTGGTGAAAAACAAAAGGTCCTATAATCCTCACCGATCATATGAAGACGAGCCGAAGGCCCCCGCATGTACAG AAGACCCACCAGAGGTTCAGAGCACAGACTCTGAGGACAGGCCTCAGTCGGAGGGCCAGCTGTCCCCTGTGGACCACTCCTCgtgtgcagagagggagaaaggcCTTGAATGCCCCTTACCTGCTCACCCAGAGCCAACCCGACCCCCTGTGGCTCCCACACAGCCATACTACCTAAATG AGCCTCACATGGCAGGATTCCCTCCCTACTACAAGCCGTCGTACGCCTGGGAGCCCGTGCCGTCCTCCTACGAGATCCGTCAGATGAGTTTCAGCCCCACGGTGCTGCAGCACGCCAGCAATCTGTACGGCACCCACATGAGCCGCAGCCCCCAGGCTCAGCAGCCTCTGGACTGCAGCACGCACTACTCCCCCACCTCCAACACATACCACTGTATCACCTGTGAAAAG GTGTTCTCAACGCCCCACGGACTGGAGGTTCACGTCAGGAGGTCCCACAGTGGAACGAGGCCTTTTGGCTGCAGCATCTGCAGAAAAACCTTTGGTCATGCTGTCAGTTTGGAGCAACACATGAATGTCCACTCTCAG gaaAAAAGCTTCGAGTGCAAGATGTGTGGCAAAACCTTCAAACGCTCCTCCACCCTCTCCACACACCTGCTCATCCACTCAGACACGAGGCCGTACCCCTGCCAGTTCTGCGGCAAGAGGTTCCACCAGAAGTCCGACATgaagaaacacacatacattcacacCG gtgaAAAGCCCCACAAATGCCAAGTGTGTGGTAAAGCGTTCAGCCAGAGCTCCAACCTGATCACCCACAGCAGGAAACACACGGGCTTCAAACCGTTCGGGTGTGACATTTGCTCCAAGGGCTTTCAGCGTAAGGTGGACCTCCGCAGGCACCACGAGAGCCAGCACAGCATGAAGTGA